One window of Dysidea avara chromosome 11, odDysAvar1.4, whole genome shotgun sequence genomic DNA carries:
- the LOC136238909 gene encoding protein NLRC3-like, translating into MATSTVGQGLEQFKCSNKVSTTPTQRDLQRHVTPQYAVDWREIGVELGLSDAKLRAIRKDNPHSAKDCCNEMFSEWLRVDMTASWEKLFTAIESPAVSGGAVRGQVEPKLNTDKLTITDPVKEVSILSQRVAMINSHVQDSVDEDTWPPDQPKDYTPLVLIQHQEQRTKEQDKEMAKLTQTGDIDSIASGQLAPKRRKLDTHETLQHVLNTSTVTKQVAEILTPLEESVGKRFVLIEGAPGIGKSFLLKHIACQWGKKLLLSMFKIVLLVCLRDPNIWSITSISDLLKIFCKGYTDKRADEISIACSDYLLANGGKDITLLLDGYDELPENLKKNHLITDILNRTTLPLCGIVVSSRPHASVSLRKLAVVRVDILGFTEQERQHYIEQSVKGNPHQIKELTQYLHHHPTISNICFAPLNMTILLFLYQLGIPLPNNSTELHHHFIFQTIRRHLVKSGHPLPDTITDLTTLPEPYKKIVNQLAKLSLEALNNNKLVFTSEHIRAACPDMVATPGGTNGFGLLQAVQHFSLTGKTTTFNFLHLTIQEYLAANYIITDLRQDEEFRLLREQFWSDLHANMFFIYVTLTKGQRSSFKQFLSGGDDKIAISSEFLNNQLKCLRLYRCFKEAGDDRMCKSIEEAEIFNNKEIDLSCTSLSATDLECVSLFLTSSSHKQWMDLYLISCYIQDRGLHTIHKYLKNCDVIINKLRLDSNGLTSSSSSFISDIVLSCKVEELWISYNHTIGESEELYTMLTHPSSMLTQLYMSNTSLSSIAARTLFTAVKDTNKLKELNINNNAITDVAEDIATSLATNKSLVELWMSVNPISGEAITRILQALRGNNTIQVLVVPSYPPAIEDRIRSIEQEINTKRRSQGIQEKLTVYW; encoded by the exons ATGGCTACCAGTACTGTTGGTCAAggactagaacagtttaaatgTAGTAATAAAG TGTCCACCACTCCAACACAAAGAGACCTCCAGCGACACGTCACACCACAATATGCTGTAGACTGGAGGGAGATAGGAGTAGAACTGGGTCTGTCTGATGCTAAACTGAGGGCCATCCGAAAGGACAACCCACACAGTGCCAAGGACTGTTGTAATGAAATGTTCTCAGAGTGGTTGAGGGTGGACATGACTGCTTCATGGGAGAAATTGTTTACTGCCATTGAGTCACCTGCAGTGTCTGGTGGTGCAGTTAGAG GTCAAGTGGAACCCAAACTCAACACAGACAAGTTGACTATCACTGATCCAGTCAAAG AAGTCTCCATCCTATCCCAGAGGGTGGCCATGATTAATTCACATGTAcaagacagtgttgatgaagaCACATGGCCACCAGATCAACCGAAGGATTATACACCACTAGTTCTCATCCAGCATCAAGAGCAGCGTACTAAAGAACAAGATAAGGAAATGGCCAAGCTAACCCAAACAGGTGACATTGACTCAATAGCTAGTGGTCAGTTAGCTCCCAAACGTCGTAAGCTAGACACCCACGAGACATTACAACATGTCCTCAATACCAGCACTGTAACTAAACAAGTTGCAGAAATCCTAACCCCATTGGAGGAGAGTGTTGGGAAAAGATTTGTACTAATCGAAGGTGCACCTGGTATAGGCAAATCTTTTTTATTAAAACACATTGCATGTCAATGGGGAAAGAAACTATTACTATCTATGTTTAAAATAGTGTTACTGGTTTGTCTGCGTGATCCCAACATTTGGAGTATTACATCAATCAGTGATCTTCTTAAAATATTCTGCAAAGGGTACACAGATAAAAGAGCTGACGAAATTTCAATAGCATGCAGTGATTACCTTCTTGCAAATGGTGGCAAAGATATCACTCTTCTTCTTGATGGCTATGACGAATTACCAGAAAACCTTAAAAAGAACCATTTAATCACAGATATTCTTAATCGAACAACTCTACCTCTTTGTGGTATAGTAGTGTCATCTCGTCCACATGCCTCGGTGAGTCTTAGGAAACTAGCAGTTGTCAGGGTAGACATCTTGGGCTTCACTGAACAGGAACGACAACACTACATTGAACAGTCAGTTAAGGGAAACCCCCACCAAATCAAAGAGCTCACCCAGTATCTTCACCATCACCCAACTATCAGTAATATTTGTTTTGCTCCATTGAATATGACCATCCTCTTATTCCTCTACCAACTGGGAATTCCCCTTCCCAATAATTCCACTGAATTACATCATCACTTTATCTTTCAAACCATCCGTCGACATCTTGTCAAGTCTGGTCATCCTCTACCCGACACCATCACTGATCTCACAACCCTGCCGGAGCCCTACAAGAAGATAGTTAATCAACTAGCCAAGCTCTCACTCGAGGCCCTTAATAATAACAAACTGGTATTTACGTCTGAACACATTCGAGCAGCTTGTCCAGACATGGTAGCTACCCCTGGGGGGACTAATGGCTTTGGGCTATTACAAGCTGTACAACATTTTAGCCTTACAGGGAAAACAACGACATTTAACTTCCTCCACCTCACTATTCAGGAATACCTAGCGGCTAACTATATTATAACTGACCTTCGACAAGACGAAGAGTTTCGTCTTCTTCGCGAGCAATTCTGGAGCGATCTTCACGCGAACATGTTCTTCATTTACGTCACACTCACGAAAGGACAACGATCTTCTTTTAAACAATTCCTGTCTGGTGGAGACGATAAGATCGCCATTTCCAGTGAATTCCTTAACAATCAGTTAAAATGTCTTCGCCTGTATCGATGCTTCAAGGAGGCTGGAGATGACAGGATGTGTAAATCCATCGAAGAGGCAGAAATCTTCAATAACAAAGAAATCGATCTTAGCTGCACTAGCCTATCAGCTACTGATCTCGAGTGTGTGTCACTCTTCCTCACCTCCTCTTCCCACAAGCAGTGGATGGACCTCTACTTGATCAGCTGCTATATCCAAGATCGCGGCCTTCACACCATCCACAAGTACCTCAAGAACTGTGACGTCATCATCAACAAGTTGAGGTTGGACAGTAATGGCCTCACCAGCTCATCCTCCTCCTTCATCAGTGACATTGTCCTCAGCTGCAAAGTAGAAGAGTTGTGGATTAGTTATAACCACACAATTGGGGAGAGTGAAGAGCTCTACACCATGTTGACCCATCCCTCCTCTATGCTAACACAACTGTACATGTCCAatacctcattatcctccattGCAGCAAGAACACTATTCACTGCAGTGAAGGATACTAACAAGTTGAAGGAGCTCAACATTAACAACAACGCCATTACTGATGTGGCTGAGGACATTGCTACATCattagctaccaacaagtcactaGTGGAGCTGTGGATGAGTGTCAACCCCATTAGTGGGGAAGCCATAACAAGGATACTACAAGCCCTGAGGggcaataatacaatacaagtgCTAGTTGTTCCCAGTTACCCTCCAGCAATTGAGGACAGGATTAGATCAATAGAACAAGAAATCAACACAAAGAGAAGAAGTCAAGG